The following coding sequences are from one Paenibacillus tundrae window:
- a CDS encoding dihydroorotase encodes MVQIIKNANVLNQKGELERKSIIIDEGKIQAIAGVEDEAVQLAEKSAERITDASGKLVIPGLIDMHVHLREPGFEHKETIETGARSAAQGGFTTIACMPNTRPVTDNPDIVKLVLDKAKEADLVKVLPYAAITKNELGRELTDFAALKEAGAIGFTDDGVGVQNAQMMKDAMTLAASMDMPVIAHCEDDSLVVGRYVTEGEFSKRHGIKGIPNESEAIHVGRDILLAEATGVHYHVCHVSTEQSVRLIRLAKSIGIKVTAEVCPHHLLLSDEDIPGMDSNWKMNPPLRSPRDVQACIEGLQDGTLDMIVTDHAPHSEEEKAKGMELAPFGIVGFETAFPLLYTKFVETGIWTLDFLVKRMTADPARVFRLDTGKLEEGAPADITMIDLNQEQAVDPSTFATKGRNTPFTGWKLKGWPMQTWVDGKSVWNNTVQQ; translated from the coding sequence ATGGTACAGATTATTAAAAATGCAAATGTCTTGAATCAAAAAGGGGAACTTGAACGGAAAAGCATCATTATAGATGAAGGAAAGATTCAAGCTATCGCTGGAGTGGAAGACGAGGCCGTACAACTTGCGGAAAAGTCAGCTGAGCGTATAACGGACGCTTCAGGCAAACTGGTTATCCCAGGGCTGATTGACATGCATGTGCATCTGCGCGAACCGGGATTCGAACACAAAGAGACGATCGAAACAGGCGCGCGGTCAGCGGCACAAGGCGGTTTTACTACGATTGCATGTATGCCAAATACTAGACCTGTAACCGACAATCCGGATATCGTGAAGCTGGTACTGGATAAAGCGAAGGAAGCTGACCTGGTTAAAGTGCTGCCATATGCGGCGATCACCAAAAATGAACTTGGTCGTGAGCTTACCGACTTTGCCGCACTGAAAGAAGCGGGTGCGATTGGATTCACGGATGACGGAGTTGGCGTACAAAATGCGCAAATGATGAAGGACGCGATGACTCTTGCAGCAAGTATGGATATGCCGGTTATTGCCCACTGTGAAGACGATTCACTGGTTGTGGGTCGCTATGTGACCGAAGGGGAATTCTCCAAACGTCACGGCATCAAAGGCATCCCGAATGAATCCGAAGCGATTCATGTTGGGCGGGACATCCTGCTAGCTGAAGCAACGGGAGTTCACTACCATGTATGCCATGTCAGCACAGAACAATCGGTTCGCTTGATCCGCTTGGCGAAGTCCATTGGAATCAAGGTAACTGCTGAGGTATGTCCGCACCATCTGCTCTTATCTGATGAAGATATTCCGGGTATGGATTCTAACTGGAAAATGAACCCACCGCTACGCTCACCACGTGATGTGCAGGCTTGCATTGAAGGCTTGCAGGACGGAACGCTGGATATGATCGTAACGGATCATGCACCGCATAGCGAAGAAGAGAAAGCAAAAGGAATGGAACTTGCACCATTCGGAATCGTCGGCTTCGAAACAGCTTTCCCACTTCTCTACACGAAGTTTGTGGAGACAGGAATCTGGACACTCGACTTCCTGGTTAAACGAATGACTGCTGATCCAGCACGAGTATTCCGACTGGATACAGGTAAGCTTGAAGAGGGTGCTCCAGCCGATATTACGATGATTGATCTGAATCAAGAACAAGCAGTTGATCCATCTACATTTGCTACTAAAGGTAGAAATA
- a CDS encoding EamA family transporter — MLISAFLTATGQLFWKWGLTDWFFLGAGFVCYGLGAILMIKAFALEKLSVAYPLMCASYIFALIYGYFLLGEEITVQKLAAVVLLGIGVTLTSVDR; from the coding sequence ATGCTTATCTCTGCTTTTCTTACAGCGACAGGTCAACTGTTCTGGAAATGGGGACTGACGGACTGGTTTTTCTTGGGTGCCGGCTTCGTATGTTACGGACTGGGTGCAATTTTGATGATCAAAGCCTTCGCGTTGGAAAAGTTGTCAGTTGCTTATCCCTTGATGTGTGCCAGTTACATTTTTGCTCTGATCTATGGATATTTCCTACTCGGTGAGGAGATTACCGTCCAAAAGCTGGCAGCCGTTGTATTGCTCGGAATTGGGGTGACATTGACTAGTGTTGATCGATAG
- a CDS encoding DUF6080 domain-containing protein encodes MKFSEYIFYNRKTNWAALYLFVGFALFYGVMNLAYVSYISENADRLAVYSPFSTHLFPLNLFNFDPSMYYGTNSSSIIHPLISFMALALGAGAQLLGGNGFFLVLQSFINAASVVLVFVFLSKKDRTITIPLLFALLFGFSSYLMFTALIPDSYPYVQFVILLSVIYLQYSREQNEVRVVPHAVLATVNFGLTSTNIVPFAAALFGNMRTWRSKAGWTKFIGIMLLAGALIVIFTVIQYVSLGGRSWVTNWLLGIQNGGTSYATPFQFAVHWKALNLLTINPILTPKVILLDPSMVAFVTDLTRSNPIYVQITGVFILLLALTGAIKGIREREVWTLLPYIIFAFLLHIVVGFGLAVFQYDMYLYAGHYLFAFFLLGGGFVIGLRQGTGKKVLVGLLIVSILITAGNNIYRHMETLTTIKQSYEQLGKKAVVESQSWN; translated from the coding sequence ATGAAATTTTCAGAATACATATTTTATAATCGCAAAACAAATTGGGCAGCACTGTACTTGTTCGTTGGTTTTGCCCTTTTTTATGGTGTCATGAATCTGGCATACGTAAGTTATATCTCGGAAAATGCAGATCGCTTGGCAGTCTACTCGCCATTTAGTACACATCTTTTTCCGCTTAATTTATTCAATTTCGATCCATCGATGTATTACGGAACCAATAGCTCATCCATCATTCATCCGCTAATTTCGTTTATGGCTCTTGCTCTGGGCGCTGGGGCGCAGTTGTTAGGTGGCAATGGATTCTTTCTCGTCCTGCAATCCTTTATAAACGCTGCTTCTGTTGTATTGGTATTTGTTTTTCTAAGTAAGAAGGACAGAACGATCACGATACCGTTACTTTTTGCGCTTTTATTTGGCTTCAGTTCATATCTGATGTTCACGGCTCTGATTCCTGATTCCTACCCATATGTTCAATTTGTTATCTTGTTATCTGTGATATATCTGCAATATTCTCGCGAACAGAATGAAGTTCGTGTTGTACCTCATGCTGTTCTGGCCACTGTGAATTTTGGGTTAACATCAACCAATATTGTTCCATTTGCTGCTGCATTGTTTGGCAATATGCGGACGTGGAGAAGTAAGGCTGGATGGACAAAATTTATCGGGATTATGTTATTGGCAGGTGCCTTGATTGTAATATTTACCGTTATTCAATATGTATCCCTCGGTGGACGAAGCTGGGTAACCAATTGGCTGCTGGGTATTCAAAACGGAGGAACGAGTTATGCAACACCTTTTCAGTTCGCCGTTCACTGGAAAGCACTGAATTTATTAACCATTAATCCGATCTTAACGCCAAAAGTTATTTTGCTTGACCCGAGCATGGTTGCGTTTGTCACAGATCTCACACGATCCAATCCAATATATGTGCAAATTACAGGAGTGTTCATCTTGCTTCTTGCTCTAACCGGAGCAATCAAAGGTATTCGGGAACGTGAAGTTTGGACACTGCTTCCTTATATTATTTTTGCATTTTTGCTTCATATTGTCGTTGGCTTTGGACTCGCCGTATTCCAATATGACATGTATCTGTATGCTGGGCATTATTTGTTTGCTTTCTTCCTATTAGGCGGAGGATTTGTTATTGGTTTACGTCAGGGAACGGGAAAAAAAGTTCTGGTTGGTTTATTGATCGTAAGTATACTCATAACAGCAGGCAATAATATATATCGTCATATGGAGACACTCACGACCATTAAACAATCTTACGAGCAATTAGGGAAGAAGGCTGTTGTTGAGTCGCAGAGTTGGAATTAA
- a CDS encoding permease — protein sequence MLIDSWMIVVLIVMTLCGAMGGAGLKAYATSRRRIHVLMGLGFYGTGALLNILLLKFLPLTVVLPANALTYVWTLFIARFAFKENVGTLRWLGVICIMGGLCFLVL from the coding sequence GTGTTGATCGATAGCTGGATGATTGTTGTGCTCATTGTGATGACGTTATGCGGGGCGATGGGGGGGGCAGGATTGAAAGCCTATGCAACCAGCCGCAGACGAATACATGTATTGATGGGACTCGGCTTCTATGGTACAGGAGCACTGCTGAATATTTTATTATTGAAGTTTCTGCCACTGACGGTGGTATTACCTGCCAATGCCCTCACTTATGTGTGGACGCTGTTTATCGCTCGATTTGCATTTAAGGAAAATGTCGGCACACTGCGCTGGTTAGGTGTCATTTGCATCATGGGCGGGTTATGTTTTCTCGTACTGTAG
- the pyrR gene encoding bifunctional pyr operon transcriptional regulator/uracil phosphoribosyltransferase PyrR: protein MSTETHVIMDETAIRRALTRIAHEILEKNKGIDGCVLIGIRTRGVYLAERIAAKIEEIEGTPIPWGELDVTPYRDDRLDVAGETRKELLIMTPESLSIHNKKVILFDDVLYTGRTIRAAMDALMDCGRPQNIQLAVLADRGHRELPIRPDFIGKNVPTSKSEEIEVALMETDGQDEVKIIQNRGEQA from the coding sequence ATGAGCACAGAAACACATGTCATTATGGATGAAACGGCGATCCGCCGAGCTTTAACAAGGATTGCCCATGAGATATTGGAGAAAAACAAAGGCATTGACGGATGCGTACTTATTGGAATTCGAACGCGGGGTGTGTACCTTGCGGAACGAATTGCAGCCAAGATCGAAGAGATCGAAGGTACGCCAATCCCCTGGGGAGAACTGGATGTAACCCCTTATCGTGATGATCGCCTTGATGTAGCTGGTGAGACACGGAAGGAACTTTTGATTATGACACCTGAATCACTTTCCATTCATAACAAAAAAGTGATTTTGTTCGATGATGTGCTGTATACCGGTAGAACGATTCGTGCAGCAATGGACGCTCTAATGGATTGCGGAAGACCGCAAAACATTCAACTGGCCGTTCTTGCGGATCGCGGTCACCGCGAGCTTCCGATTCGCCCTGATTTTATCGGCAAAAATGTGCCGACTTCCAAATCAGAGGAGATCGAGGTTGCACTCATGGAGACGGATGGACAGGACGAAGTCAAAATCATTCAGAACCGGGGGGAGCAAGCATGA
- a CDS encoding HAD family hydrolase produces the protein MRSTKIAIFDIDKTIIRTDSMFQFVHYGVRRYPGQSWRLPVIALHTLMFKAGLMSVERVKRSYFKGIERMTEEDLSHFFDSRLRKAIFAEASVEMQHRKEAGYHVLLVTASPHAYMKYFENFPWVDHVIGTELVRHDQGYTCTVEGLNCKGEEKVRRIQAYLDQKGMVIDYDQSCAYSDSLSDMPVMQLVAQRYFINRHVPETEALSWGK, from the coding sequence GTGAGAAGTACAAAAATTGCGATATTTGATATTGATAAAACGATTATACGTACCGATTCCATGTTTCAATTCGTGCATTATGGTGTTCGACGTTATCCAGGACAATCGTGGAGATTACCTGTGATTGCTCTACACACACTGATGTTTAAGGCAGGACTTATGAGTGTTGAACGAGTCAAACGCTCGTATTTTAAAGGGATTGAACGCATGACGGAAGAAGATCTAAGTCATTTTTTTGACTCCAGATTGCGGAAAGCTATCTTTGCTGAAGCCAGTGTGGAGATGCAACATCGCAAGGAAGCGGGTTATCATGTTTTGCTCGTTACAGCATCTCCACATGCGTACATGAAATATTTTGAGAACTTCCCTTGGGTCGATCACGTAATTGGAACAGAACTTGTACGCCATGATCAAGGATATACCTGTACCGTTGAAGGTTTGAATTGCAAAGGTGAGGAGAAGGTGCGACGTATACAAGCATATCTCGATCAGAAGGGCATGGTGATTGACTACGATCAGTCCTGCGCTTACTCAGATTCCTTGTCTGATATGCCGGTGATGCAGCTCGTGGCACAGCGGTATTTTATCAACAGACATGTGCCGGAGACGGAGGCGTTATCGTGGGGGAAGTAA
- a CDS encoding aspartate carbamoyltransferase catalytic subunit has translation MITQPALKDRSLLGLKELSRGEIESILNRAAHWEAQQEKLVPVLESRFVANMFFENSTRTRFSFEMAEKRLGAQVLNFTAAASSVEKGESIYDTVRTLESMGIDAGVIRLKPSGVLQQLAQKVNVPLVNAGDGNNEHPTQALLDLYTMRKAFGELKGLRVSIIGDIKHSRVARSNLWALQKFGADVRFCAPETMQAPELAEHAPYVELPDALDADVVMMLRVQLERHKQGIITSAEDYREHYGLTEERAASLKPSTIIMHPAPVNRNVEIDDAVVESAASRIFPQMANGVPIRMAVMERAMKL, from the coding sequence ATGATTACACAACCAGCATTGAAAGATCGCAGCCTGCTAGGACTTAAAGAACTAAGTCGTGGAGAGATTGAATCAATCCTAAACAGAGCGGCTCACTGGGAAGCGCAGCAAGAGAAACTTGTCCCTGTTCTAGAGTCACGATTTGTCGCTAACATGTTCTTCGAGAACAGCACACGCACTCGGTTCTCCTTCGAAATGGCAGAGAAACGACTAGGTGCGCAAGTGCTGAACTTTACTGCAGCGGCGTCCAGTGTAGAAAAAGGCGAGTCCATCTACGATACGGTGCGTACCCTTGAATCTATGGGCATTGATGCAGGGGTTATTCGCTTGAAGCCTTCAGGGGTTCTGCAACAGTTGGCGCAAAAAGTGAACGTGCCGCTGGTGAACGCGGGAGACGGCAATAACGAGCACCCAACTCAGGCTTTGTTGGATCTGTACACGATGCGCAAAGCGTTTGGTGAGCTAAAAGGTCTGCGTGTTTCCATCATCGGAGACATTAAGCATAGCCGGGTCGCTCGATCCAACCTGTGGGCGTTGCAGAAGTTTGGTGCAGATGTACGTTTCTGTGCTCCAGAAACGATGCAGGCACCTGAACTTGCAGAGCACGCTCCTTATGTAGAGCTGCCAGATGCTTTGGATGCGGATGTAGTCATGATGCTTCGGGTTCAACTCGAACGTCACAAGCAAGGAATTATTACCTCGGCAGAGGATTATCGCGAACACTACGGATTGACGGAAGAACGGGCGGCAAGCCTTAAACCAAGTACCATCATTATGCATCCAGCACCTGTAAACCGTAACGTCGAAATTGACGACGCGGTTGTCGAAAGTGCGGCATCGCGGATTTTCCCGCAAATGGCGAACGGAGTTCCAATCCGCATGGCGGTTATGGAACGTGCGATGAAGCTGTAG